Genomic DNA from Paenibacillus borealis:
TTCTCAATTTCCACTTCTCATACCCTCACTTTCTCATTTCCTACTTCCTCGCTCCTTCCTTCCTTCCTTCCTTCCTTCCTTCCTTCCTTCCTTCCTTACTTACTCCCTCACTCCCTCACTCCCTTACTCCCTTACTCCCTTACTCCCTTACTCCCTTACTCCCTTACTCCCTTACTCCCTCACTCCCTTACTCCCTCACTCCCTCACTCCCTTACTCCCTTACTCCCCACTTTCCATTCCCACATTTCCCACACCACCCCCCCCCCGTACCTCTCACTTCCCCCTCCAACTCTTCCTCCCTTACTTCCCGCTCCACACACTCATGGCCACTCCCGCAGCAGCTCAGAAACAACTAACTATAACGATCAGCAATCCAAATTACTTACATAAAAAAACGTTCCCCGGACCTAAGTCCGTAAGAACGCTTCAGCTATATTTCCTGAATTACTATACTTCGTACTTCCTGATAGCATCTAGCCCGGCGAATCAGCGCCGCACACCCCCAGGTAACGAGGCAGCCGCAGAGGCCGCTGCTCCAAGCGCGAGAATCGGATCGAACGCACGGATGCCGAGCTGTTCTTCCAGCTCCGCCGCCAGCCCGATGGTGGCAAACCCGGTGCAGGCCAGTACTATGGCCTCCGCACCGCGCTCCACCAGCCGGGCTGCCCCGGCAAGTGCGCCTGCCCGTCCGGCAGGCGTACCCAAATCAAGTGTGGTCGTTACCCCATCAGGCCGGTCCATGCCGAGGTAAGCATCGCCGAGAATGCTGCGGATCAGTGGCGGCACCTCGGTCAGGATCGTCAGCACGCCGATCTTGCTGCTGTATGCCAGCGACATATGGGCTGCACAGGAGCCTGCGCCCAGAACCGGAACCTTCACTGCCAACCTTGCTTCCTGCAGCGCGGGATCCGCGGCACAGCTAATGCCGATGGCTGTACAGCCCTGCTGCTCCAGTTCCCTGGCCAGGCGGATAATCTTCGGTAACGACTCCGCTTCGGTCTCGTCATTGTATACGCCCTGAGGCTGATCCGGAATACAGCGGCTGATTACCGGCAGGCCATACCGGCGTTCAATCAATTCTCCGTGCAAATGGATCGCAGACTCCTCGTGCAGTGTGATTACACGTATAATTCCAAGCATCCTTATCTCCCCCTGTTCAGCCGTTGTTGGACGTCCTGATTATCCTCACAGTATTCTCCGCTTCTTCCCGCATCGCGTTTATCCTCTGTCAACAGCAGCCACGCCGTCTAGAGCAGTTCTCCGGCACGCATAATCAGTTTGTCGTCGATATACACATCCGGCTTCATAACCACGGCATCAATATGTACACCTGCCGCTACAACCCCGCCGAACGTATTATTGCTGCCAAAAGCGACATGGATGGTCCCGTAGACCTTCTCATCCTCCAGCACCACACCTGTAATTCTTGCCTTGTTGTTTGTACCAATGCCGAACTCGCCCAGGAGCCTGCCGTCACCGGCACCAAGCATATCCAGCAGCCTGTCACCGCTCTCGCCTTCTGCACTAATTAACCGGCCCTGCTCTACCGTCAGCACCATCGGGCTATTCAGTGCGCCAATGCCCGCAATCGAACCGTCCACCTTAATCTGGCCGGCAGCTGTACCTTCCATCGGCGCAATATAAGCCTCGCCCGAAGGCAGGTTGCCTGATTCGCCCGGATTAAGATATAAT
This window encodes:
- a CDS encoding aspartate/glutamate racemase family protein, translating into MLGIIRVITLHEESAIHLHGELIERRYGLPVISRCIPDQPQGVYNDETEAESLPKIIRLARELEQQGCTAIGISCAADPALQEARLAVKVPVLGAGSCAAHMSLAYSSKIGVLTILTEVPPLIRSILGDAYLGMDRPDGVTTTLDLGTPAGRAGALAGAARLVERGAEAIVLACTGFATIGLAAELEEQLGIRAFDPILALGAAASAAASLPGGVRR